Proteins encoded by one window of Thermobaculum terrenum ATCC BAA-798:
- the ruvB gene encoding Holliday junction branch migration DNA helicase RuvB — translation MQRAIDPTKYPEDDIQEATVRPKRLDEYIGQDQIKDRVKVIIEAAKARGEAIDHILLYGPPGLGKTTLATIIANEMGVKIHSTSGPAIERPGDVASILSKLQPFEVLFIDEIHRLPRPVEEMLYSAMEDFKVDFVYGKGPNAGTVTLPLPPFTLIGATTRLALLSSPLRGRFGDIFRLEYQDIDSMAAIVKRAANILKVGITDEGALEIARRSRGTPRVAIRLLRRVRDYAQVRADHLIDHETACKALDIQGVDELGLDEVDRRILLAIIEKFDGGPVGLETLAASISEEPDTIMDVYEPYLLILGFIQRTPRGRVATRRAYDHLSIPYPESKSKTENNTEQPTLWENNEDDE, via the coding sequence CTGCAACGTGCTATTGATCCTACAAAATATCCAGAAGATGATATACAGGAAGCCACGGTCAGGCCCAAGCGATTAGATGAATATATTGGTCAAGATCAAATAAAGGACCGGGTCAAGGTTATCATCGAGGCGGCTAAGGCAAGGGGGGAGGCCATAGACCATATATTGCTCTACGGCCCACCGGGTTTAGGCAAGACTACACTTGCTACGATTATTGCCAATGAAATGGGTGTGAAGATACATTCTACATCCGGGCCTGCTATAGAAAGACCCGGTGATGTAGCATCTATCTTGTCTAAGTTACAGCCATTTGAGGTCCTATTCATTGATGAAATCCATAGGCTGCCTCGACCTGTTGAGGAGATGCTTTACTCTGCTATGGAAGACTTTAAGGTAGATTTCGTTTATGGTAAGGGACCTAACGCGGGCACAGTCACCTTGCCTTTACCTCCTTTTACACTTATTGGTGCTACCACTAGGCTAGCTTTGCTTAGCTCTCCACTGCGAGGTAGGTTCGGGGATATCTTCAGGCTTGAATATCAGGATATTGACTCGATGGCAGCCATAGTGAAGAGGGCTGCTAATATCCTCAAAGTAGGTATTACAGATGAGGGAGCCTTAGAGATAGCCCGCCGTAGCAGAGGCACTCCTAGAGTCGCTATCAGACTATTGAGAAGGGTAAGGGATTACGCTCAGGTAAGGGCGGATCACTTAATTGACCATGAGACTGCATGCAAGGCGCTTGATATTCAGGGAGTAGATGAGCTTGGCCTTGATGAGGTTGATAGACGTATACTCCTCGCAATAATAGAGAAATTTGATGGTGGGCCCGTGGGACTTGAGACGCTAGCAGCGTCCATCTCAGAGGAACCAGACACTATAATGGATGTTTACGAACCCTACCTGCTAATACTTGGGTTCATACAACGTACGCCCAGAGGTAGAGTTGCTACCAGAAGGGCCTATGACCACCTGTCCATACCATATCCGGAAAGTAAGTCCAAGACAGAAAATAATACGGAACAACCTACTCTTTGGGAGAACAACGAAGACGATGAATGA
- a CDS encoding PIG-L deacetylase family protein, protein MQNNSLVPERVLVIVAHPDDMEFTCGGTIAKWAEAGSKICLVLATSGDKGTKDRNKSPFHIAEIREQEQKKAAEVLGISEVIFLRHLDGELEVTMDFRRQISTIIRKFEPNALITHDPWRAYQIHPDHRAVGMVSIDAIVAARDHLYVPEQLVAGLEPHHTSHVFLFSTDSPDHLEDISDFMDKKIEALACHHSQLGHLPNWQSRVIQWAEVTGERIGVKYAEAFKHIELL, encoded by the coding sequence ATGCAGAACAACTCTCTCGTTCCCGAACGCGTCCTTGTCATAGTAGCTCATCCTGATGATATGGAATTTACCTGTGGAGGTACCATAGCTAAGTGGGCTGAAGCAGGTTCAAAGATATGCTTGGTACTTGCTACTAGTGGTGACAAAGGTACAAAGGATAGGAATAAATCTCCCTTTCATATTGCCGAAATAAGAGAGCAAGAGCAGAAGAAAGCAGCAGAAGTACTGGGTATATCAGAGGTTATTTTTCTTCGCCATCTAGATGGCGAACTCGAAGTCACTATGGACTTTCGAAGACAAATCAGCACTATCATCAGGAAATTCGAGCCTAATGCCCTTATCACTCACGATCCATGGAGGGCTTACCAGATACATCCTGACCACAGAGCAGTTGGCATGGTGAGTATTGATGCAATAGTAGCCGCGAGAGATCATCTATACGTCCCCGAACAACTGGTAGCTGGTTTGGAGCCCCACCACACTTCCCACGTGTTTCTGTTTAGCACGGATAGCCCTGACCATCTAGAAGATATCAGCGACTTCATGGATAAGAAGATAGAGGCTCTGGCGTGCCACCATAGCCAGCTAGGGCACCTCCCCAACTGGCAATCCAGAGTAATACAGTGGGCAGAAGTTACCGGAGAGCGTATAGGTGTGAAGTATGCTGAGGCTTTCAAGCATATAGAACTGCTATAG
- a CDS encoding tyrosine-type recombinase/integrase has product MSAAGEGKIIKRGNAYRAQVQINGVRHSITGKTRAEVQRKRRELLAAADQGIMPARTRVTVAEFLSHWLEIIKPQVRPATLADYQNSVRNHIVPALGTIKLTKLEPAHLQELYSQLLAKGLSAKTVRNIHGTIHKAIKDAARWGMLPRNVADIARPPKVSRQELQCLTPEQVRLLMQACAGTRYEPLLGLAIATGARQGELLGLRWADIDLQRGVVQITRQLTRQGTFSEPKTSSGKRSVHVPVSTVELLRRHRSLQLQERLSAGDRWQDQGLVFANTLGGPMDARNLIRAWHRILQQAGLPRMPFHSLRHTSASLLLRQGVSPRLIQQRLGHADIAVTLQVYAHLVEDMDAQAAEALAALWS; this is encoded by the coding sequence ATGAGCGCAGCTGGAGAGGGGAAGATCATCAAGCGTGGCAATGCCTATCGAGCGCAGGTTCAAATCAACGGCGTGCGGCACAGCATCACGGGCAAGACCAGAGCGGAGGTCCAGCGCAAGCGCAGAGAGCTGCTTGCTGCTGCAGATCAGGGCATCATGCCTGCACGCACGCGTGTCACGGTGGCAGAGTTCCTGTCCCACTGGCTGGAGATCATCAAGCCTCAGGTCCGTCCTGCCACGCTGGCCGATTACCAGAACAGCGTGCGCAACCACATCGTGCCTGCTCTTGGCACTATCAAGCTCACCAAACTCGAGCCTGCTCACCTGCAGGAGCTGTACTCCCAGCTGCTGGCCAAAGGGCTCTCGGCCAAAACAGTGCGCAACATCCACGGCACAATCCACAAGGCGATCAAAGACGCTGCTCGCTGGGGTATGCTCCCTCGCAACGTGGCGGATATCGCGCGACCTCCCAAAGTGAGCAGGCAGGAGCTGCAGTGCCTGACTCCTGAGCAGGTTCGGCTGCTCATGCAGGCATGTGCGGGCACACGCTACGAGCCCCTGCTGGGACTGGCCATAGCCACGGGAGCCAGGCAAGGGGAGTTATTGGGATTGCGCTGGGCGGATATCGACCTGCAGAGGGGAGTGGTGCAGATCACAAGGCAGCTGACGAGACAGGGCACTTTCTCTGAGCCCAAGACGAGCTCAGGCAAGCGCTCCGTGCATGTGCCGGTCAGCACGGTGGAGCTGCTGCGGAGGCATCGCTCCCTGCAGTTGCAGGAGAGGCTATCGGCAGGGGACAGGTGGCAGGATCAGGGACTGGTGTTTGCCAACACACTGGGAGGGCCGATGGATGCGCGCAACCTGATCCGTGCCTGGCACAGGATCCTGCAGCAGGCAGGGCTGCCCAGGATGCCCTTTCACAGCCTCAGACATACAAGCGCTTCCCTGCTGCTCAGGCAGGGCGTGAGTCCGAGGCTGATCCAGCAGCGACTTGGACATGCAGACATCGCTGTCACTTTGCAGGTATATGCCCACCTGGTGGAAGACATGGACGCACAGGCAGCAGAGGCACTGGCAGCTCTCTGGAGCTAG
- a CDS encoding DUF2905 domain-containing protein produces the protein MNELAKIFIFAGLFLLVVGIIIAVFGSFLPFGRLPGDIRFSRDGFSLYIPIVSCIVISVVLTVIINIILRILGR, from the coding sequence ATGAATGAGCTGGCCAAAATATTTATTTTTGCTGGCTTATTCTTGCTAGTAGTAGGGATTATCATAGCTGTGTTTGGATCATTTTTGCCGTTTGGTAGACTTCCTGGGGATATCAGATTTAGTAGGGATGGATTTAGTCTCTATATACCTATAGTCTCATGCATAGTAATTAGCGTCGTACTTACAGTGATAATCAACATAATTTTGCGTATTTTGGGGCGTTAG
- the rnc gene encoding ribonuclease III, with amino-acid sequence MSSSDSFITLQERLGYKFRNIELLKTALTHRSFANESLEKTETNERFEFLGDSILAFVVGEALFRLFPRASEGILTRARAHLVGRKNLADISRTLGIGDFILLGKGARLSGSSQSESVLADALEALIAAVYLDSDLETCRSVVFRLLRLSKEEIEHWLDVKDNKTRLQELSHRLYRTNPIYTVIAAPPVRDNFIVQVKVNDVSAQGEGRSKSEAEQEAARKALDVFDFKTSSST; translated from the coding sequence ATGAGCTCAAGCGATTCTTTCATTACCCTTCAGGAGAGGCTGGGTTATAAGTTTAGGAACATAGAGCTGCTCAAGACAGCGCTTACCCACAGGTCTTTTGCTAATGAGTCCCTAGAAAAGACGGAAACTAATGAGAGGTTCGAATTTCTCGGTGACTCTATCCTCGCCTTCGTAGTTGGGGAGGCTTTGTTCAGGCTATTCCCGAGAGCTAGTGAGGGTATTCTGACCAGAGCTAGAGCTCATCTTGTTGGCAGAAAGAACCTTGCTGATATTTCTCGTACTTTAGGTATAGGAGATTTTATTTTACTGGGCAAAGGTGCAAGACTTTCTGGTAGTAGCCAATCTGAAAGCGTGCTGGCTGATGCCCTAGAGGCGCTCATTGCGGCGGTGTACCTGGATTCAGATCTAGAAACATGCAGGTCCGTTGTATTTCGCTTACTGCGTCTTAGCAAAGAAGAGATAGAGCACTGGCTTGATGTCAAGGATAACAAGACGCGTCTCCAAGAACTGTCTCACAGACTATATAGAACAAATCCCATTTACACAGTTATCGCTGCACCTCCGGTTCGAGATAATTTCATAGTCCAAGTAAAAGTAAACGATGTTTCTGCTCAGGGCGAGGGGAGAAGCAAGTCTGAGGCTGAGCAGGAAGCTGCTAGAAAGGCTTTGGATGTCTTTGACTTCAAAACTTCCTCTTCGACATAG
- a CDS encoding immune inhibitor A domain-containing protein, which produces MGFSKFDLRQAADQFESLIPNLRSVFGTEWRPGIDDDPRIVIFIGNIPGVGGYYSSNDEYPSSVSPYSNGHEIIYVNSDPGSPSFISTLAHEFQHMIHWYQHANQDVWINEGMSEYASELSGHIPLETSKSFANNPDVQLSSWSSNPDDALSHYGQSYRLMSYLAHRFGPDILRGIIRSKYPGLLALSETLSAYGYDWSKVYSQWLIANLVDIKGNKMFGYKFDQPNVKYASLDIGSDLTADINQWGADYYKLPPNSSDYYVFFEADPRVPLLPVLPQKGQKFWYSDRGDLVDSTLTRQIDLSKVKKATLQVDLWYDIETGYDYGYVMVSRDAGKTWTTLRGKHSTTSNPSGNNLGNGYTGKSGGWITDTFDLTPYAGRKILLRFEYVTDDGYNSAGMAVDGVRIPEIGFYDDMESPNGWQANGWVLSGPYVPGRYSLIILDANSPERYVLVDAGADGRAIYKLSAQDPKDEPFLIVAAKSDNTLQKSIYRIQILPKEPGYLTLLAGRASR; this is translated from the coding sequence ATGGGGTTTTCTAAGTTTGATCTTCGGCAAGCGGCGGATCAATTTGAATCTTTGATACCAAATCTAAGGTCCGTCTTTGGAACCGAGTGGAGACCCGGTATAGATGATGACCCTAGGATAGTTATATTCATAGGGAATATTCCAGGTGTTGGTGGGTATTACTCCAGTAATGATGAATACCCCAGTAGTGTCAGTCCATATAGTAATGGCCACGAGATAATCTATGTTAATTCTGATCCCGGTAGCCCTTCCTTTATCTCTACGCTTGCGCATGAGTTTCAGCATATGATCCATTGGTATCAACATGCCAACCAAGATGTATGGATAAATGAAGGTATGTCCGAGTACGCCTCGGAGCTTTCAGGACATATCCCTTTAGAAACTAGCAAGTCCTTCGCTAATAACCCGGACGTACAGCTAAGCAGTTGGAGCAGCAACCCAGATGATGCCTTGTCTCATTATGGTCAATCATACAGACTTATGTCTTACTTAGCACATAGGTTTGGCCCCGATATACTCAGAGGGATAATAAGGTCTAAGTACCCAGGCTTGTTAGCCTTATCTGAAACCTTATCTGCTTATGGATATGATTGGTCTAAGGTCTACTCTCAATGGCTCATAGCCAATTTAGTGGATATCAAGGGCAATAAGATGTTTGGGTATAAATTTGATCAACCCAATGTAAAATATGCCTCTTTGGATATTGGTTCCGATCTGACGGCTGATATCAACCAGTGGGGTGCTGACTACTATAAGTTGCCCCCGAATTCATCGGACTACTATGTATTTTTTGAAGCAGATCCCCGGGTACCTTTACTGCCCGTGCTTCCCCAAAAGGGCCAGAAATTCTGGTACAGTGATCGAGGTGACCTGGTAGATAGTACTCTAACACGTCAGATAGACCTTAGTAAGGTAAAAAAAGCTACCCTACAAGTCGATCTTTGGTACGACATAGAGACAGGTTACGATTATGGTTACGTTATGGTATCTAGGGATGCCGGCAAAACTTGGACTACACTTCGTGGAAAGCACTCGACTACTAGCAATCCAAGTGGAAACAACCTAGGAAATGGTTACACAGGCAAGAGCGGAGGATGGATTACTGATACTTTTGATCTTACTCCATATGCAGGGAGAAAGATCCTGCTGAGATTTGAATATGTTACGGACGATGGATATAACTCGGCAGGTATGGCTGTGGATGGAGTACGTATACCTGAGATAGGTTTCTACGATGATATGGAAAGTCCAAACGGTTGGCAGGCTAACGGATGGGTTCTAAGCGGGCCCTATGTTCCAGGTAGATATAGCTTGATTATCCTAGATGCTAACAGTCCTGAACGGTACGTACTAGTGGATGCTGGTGCAGATGGCAGAGCTATCTATAAGCTTTCAGCCCAAGACCCTAAGGATGAGCCATTCCTAATAGTTGCCGCTAAATCTGATAACACCCTTCAAAAATCTATTTATAGAATTCAAATCTTGCCAAAAGAACCTGGCTATCTTACCTTGTTAGCAGGTAGAGCCTCCAGATAG
- a CDS encoding AAA family ATPase gives MVLHDANDVYTQIIASLQCGTPRCPCHRGGNVHCPSHEDANPSLSVKLEGDKVLLCCHAGCSQEQVIAALKERGLWYSPKPGSNGFKPQAKRYLVRLAATGEAVGYQVRLDTATGKRIWWEQAAGVKGLPEGVSPEDLALWGVERLDKHPGATVILLEGIAKAEAIQEQLDPEEFVALGGYGASTLPGEASLRPLVGRSVIVVPDADESGLRWAQQVLVRLWQLGANPEQLKIVLGYDIADFKRSLPELIRRKAKPVSVEQLESWGGLKPTTNNIDVSVVGFPDIEPKPTTNNYSRPLVGSWLLSGPQLLEAAKEQSSIEYLPLLGEEGFVVRGWSHLLAGYPRVGKTELLLGLVAERTQAGDKILYLTEEPQSIWAVRAARLRDKLDWSNFTLGLALGVDPAQLLEAVKTSDADLVIVDSIRNLLRPRDETDNSELARLINPWIVACREAGRTLILVHHTRKGGGDHGEGIAGGHALLGAVDIALELTYDKVESRRVLTSYARVIPGRQLAYELSPEGDLRALGSPAAVELRQLQARIQEVLDEAGDWLTTREVRAALGEPQPSDEQVRQALLGLARAGQIERDPDLSTEARGKVVRWRSGQVPTTNNKNTYVVGSWKCSGSSQSEPAEQLEWDPPLDDPEQFEAYLDGIFGPSSRRQTSQSPETSQGQTCYVIDPDEIRQKVDEIEEELRRLGL, from the coding sequence ATGGTACTACACGACGCAAACGATGTCTATACCCAAATCATTGCTAGCCTGCAGTGTGGCACCCCGAGGTGCCCATGCCATCGAGGCGGCAACGTGCACTGTCCGAGTCACGAAGATGCAAATCCAAGTCTGTCGGTCAAGCTTGAAGGCGACAAGGTTTTGTTGTGCTGTCACGCCGGCTGCAGTCAGGAGCAGGTGATCGCAGCCTTGAAGGAGCGAGGGCTGTGGTACTCACCAAAGCCTGGCTCCAACGGCTTCAAGCCCCAAGCCAAGCGCTACCTGGTCAGGCTGGCTGCGACTGGGGAGGCGGTGGGCTATCAGGTCCGACTGGACACGGCAACCGGCAAGCGGATCTGGTGGGAACAGGCTGCTGGCGTCAAGGGGCTGCCCGAAGGCGTCAGCCCTGAGGACCTGGCTTTGTGGGGCGTCGAGCGGTTGGACAAGCATCCAGGCGCGACTGTGATTTTGCTGGAAGGCATAGCCAAAGCCGAAGCCATCCAGGAGCAGCTGGATCCTGAAGAGTTCGTTGCTCTTGGAGGCTACGGCGCTTCAACCCTGCCAGGCGAAGCCAGCCTCAGGCCGCTTGTTGGCAGGAGCGTGATAGTTGTTCCTGACGCTGATGAAAGTGGGCTCCGTTGGGCTCAGCAAGTGCTGGTGCGGCTTTGGCAGCTTGGAGCCAACCCCGAGCAGTTGAAGATCGTACTTGGCTACGATATTGCCGACTTCAAGCGCAGCCTGCCCGAGCTGATACGACGCAAAGCCAAGCCAGTGAGCGTTGAGCAGCTGGAGAGCTGGGGAGGGCTAAAACCAACAACCAACAACATAGATGTTTCTGTTGTTGGTTTTCCTGACATAGAGCCAAAACCAACAACCAACAACTATAGTAGACCTCTTGTTGGAAGTTGGTTGTTGTCAGGCCCACAGCTGCTTGAAGCCGCCAAAGAGCAGAGCAGTATCGAGTACCTGCCCCTGCTTGGAGAGGAGGGCTTTGTTGTTCGTGGCTGGTCTCATCTGCTGGCTGGCTATCCAAGAGTAGGCAAGACCGAGCTGCTGCTTGGCTTGGTGGCTGAGCGCACGCAGGCAGGCGACAAGATCCTGTACCTCACTGAGGAGCCTCAAAGCATCTGGGCTGTGCGCGCTGCAAGGCTACGCGACAAGCTCGACTGGAGTAACTTCACGCTTGGCCTGGCTTTGGGCGTGGATCCAGCACAGCTGCTTGAAGCCGTCAAGACTTCAGATGCTGACCTCGTGATTGTGGACTCGATCCGCAACCTGCTGCGACCTCGTGACGAGACCGACAACAGCGAGCTCGCAAGGCTGATCAACCCCTGGATAGTAGCCTGTCGCGAGGCTGGCAGGACCCTGATCCTGGTACACCACACACGCAAAGGGGGCGGCGACCACGGCGAGGGCATAGCCGGCGGGCACGCGCTGCTGGGCGCTGTGGATATCGCGCTGGAGCTGACCTATGACAAGGTCGAGAGCAGGCGAGTGCTGACCAGCTACGCAAGAGTAATTCCGGGCAGGCAGCTGGCCTACGAGCTGAGTCCTGAAGGCGACTTGCGAGCGCTTGGTAGCCCTGCTGCTGTGGAGCTGCGCCAGCTGCAAGCTAGGATCCAAGAGGTCCTTGATGAGGCTGGCGACTGGCTCACGACTCGCGAGGTCAGAGCTGCCCTTGGCGAGCCACAGCCATCAGATGAACAGGTCAGGCAGGCCTTGCTTGGCCTGGCGCGCGCTGGCCAGATCGAGCGCGATCCAGACCTCTCCACAGAGGCCCGGGGCAAGGTCGTCAGATGGCGATCAGGGCAAGTTCCAACAACCAACAACAAAAATACCTATGTTGTTGGAAGTTGGAAGTGCTCAGGATCCAGCCAGTCCGAGCCCGCTGAGCAGCTTGAATGGGACCCCCCGCTTGACGATCCCGAACAGTTTGAGGCGTACCTGGATGGGATCTTTGGCCCCTCCTCACGCAGGCAGACGAGTCAGTCCCCTGAGACCTCACAAGGGCAGACCTGCTATGTTATCGATCCTGACGAGATTCGGCAGAAGGTTGACGAGATCGAAGAGGAGCTTCGGAGGTTGGGGCTGTGA
- the queA gene encoding tRNA preQ1(34) S-adenosylmethionine ribosyltransferase-isomerase QueA — translation MRLQDFDYYLPPELIAQTPAEPRDSSRLLVLNKRTGEIQHAIFRDLPNYLSPGDVLVFNDTRVIPARLHGRRKQTGGNVEFLLVRHVKDTEWEAMGRPARRLKTGERVTIAEDLDAQVLEKLPEGLLLIRLPQEVHENLDKYGEIPLPPYIHDFHGDASRYQTVYARDPGAVAAPTAGLHFTEELISRLRDYGVDLRFITLHVGPGTFQPIKTERIEEHKMHSERYYIPEGLLEYLEEKRSAGNRVVAVGTTSVRALEDAAVRRQAGTWVETDLFIKPGYQFKIVDALITNFHLPKSTLMMLVAATGGYEHIMNAYRIAVENRYRFYSFGDAMLII, via the coding sequence ATGAGGTTGCAGGATTTTGATTACTATCTACCACCCGAGCTCATAGCTCAAACACCAGCTGAACCTAGAGATTCATCGCGACTGCTCGTACTCAATAAACGTACTGGTGAGATCCAACATGCTATATTCAGGGATCTGCCTAATTACTTATCGCCTGGAGATGTATTAGTCTTCAATGATACACGCGTTATCCCAGCTAGATTGCATGGCCGTAGAAAGCAGACAGGTGGCAATGTTGAGTTCTTGCTGGTTAGACATGTGAAAGATACCGAATGGGAGGCCATGGGTAGACCTGCCAGGAGGTTGAAGACTGGAGAGAGGGTCACTATTGCCGAGGATCTCGATGCTCAGGTACTAGAAAAACTGCCCGAGGGATTATTGCTTATTAGGTTACCGCAAGAAGTGCACGAGAACCTCGACAAATATGGCGAGATACCATTACCTCCATACATACATGATTTTCATGGTGATGCTTCGAGATATCAGACTGTCTATGCTCGTGACCCTGGTGCCGTGGCGGCGCCAACAGCAGGCTTGCATTTCACTGAGGAGTTGATATCCCGCTTAAGAGACTATGGAGTAGACCTAAGATTTATAACTCTCCATGTTGGTCCTGGGACATTTCAGCCTATAAAGACAGAGCGTATCGAAGAGCATAAGATGCACTCCGAAAGATATTACATCCCAGAGGGCTTGCTTGAATACCTTGAAGAGAAACGTAGTGCTGGCAATAGAGTAGTAGCAGTAGGTACTACATCTGTCAGAGCTTTGGAAGATGCTGCTGTAAGACGTCAGGCAGGCACTTGGGTGGAGACGGACCTATTTATAAAGCCTGGCTATCAGTTCAAGATAGTAGATGCTTTAATAACCAATTTCCACCTTCCTAAGTCTACTCTTATGATGCTGGTAGCTGCGACAGGCGGCTATGAGCACATTATGAATGCCTATAGGATAGCTGTAGAAAATAGATATAGATTCTACTCCTTTGGGGACGCAATGCTCATTATCTAG